From the genome of Desulfovibrio gilichinskyi, one region includes:
- a CDS encoding sensor domain-containing diguanylate cyclase, which produces MSVRFKLITTLTAILVVSFISVSIFNYNVSRNSARNEILNSALPLTRDNIYSELQSGLMRPLFVSSLMANDIFLKDWANAGEKNVMQLMRYLYEIKNKYGFFTAFFVSATTGDYFYYDGVLKTVSPKDSHDVWYYDFINSGKEYDFDVDTNEAANNVLTVFINHRVNDKDGKLIGVTGVGLKMDQVANLLKTFAVKYSKEIFLIDPQGFIQVHPDKKLIGNINIKNIPGFKNIADDVLAMNRTSSSMFKYKVDGESVHLTARFIPEFNWFLIVEQKENAAMMAARNNFIRTLGSGALVTLLIIILSIITINHFQSRLEAQANTDPLTGVANRRSFEKRIDAAMNSQLKTGRPFSLVLMDLDGFKVINDTCGHNEGDRLLKEISKVINSSIRENDFCARWGGDEFIVLVSGDLAQATLIAERIRNSIERTIVCEDVAQAISFEMQVTVSCGITQYLTGDTLDSLTSRADKAMYESKELGKNKVVVS; this is translated from the coding sequence GTGTCTGTCAGGTTTAAATTAATCACTACGCTTACGGCTATTCTGGTCGTATCTTTTATCTCTGTATCTATTTTCAATTATAATGTTTCCCGCAATTCAGCGCGTAATGAAATACTCAATTCCGCCTTGCCGCTTACCCGTGATAATATTTATTCGGAACTGCAGTCAGGTCTCATGCGTCCTCTCTTTGTATCCTCTCTGATGGCCAATGATATTTTTTTAAAAGACTGGGCAAATGCCGGAGAGAAAAATGTCATGCAGCTAATGAGATATCTTTATGAAATCAAAAATAAGTATGGCTTTTTTACAGCATTTTTTGTTTCAGCTACGACTGGAGATTATTTTTATTACGATGGAGTATTAAAAACAGTATCGCCGAAAGACAGTCACGACGTATGGTATTATGATTTTATTAATTCCGGAAAAGAATATGACTTTGATGTTGATACAAATGAGGCTGCAAATAATGTTTTAACTGTTTTTATAAATCACAGGGTTAACGACAAAGACGGAAAGCTGATTGGAGTCACCGGTGTCGGTCTCAAAATGGATCAGGTTGCAAATCTGCTTAAAACATTTGCAGTTAAATATTCTAAAGAGATTTTTTTGATTGACCCTCAGGGTTTTATTCAAGTTCATCCCGACAAGAAGCTTATTGGAAATATTAATATTAAAAATATACCGGGTTTTAAGAACATTGCTGACGATGTTCTTGCAATGAATCGGACCAGTTCCTCAATGTTTAAATATAAAGTTGATGGTGAATCTGTTCATCTCACTGCACGGTTTATTCCGGAATTCAACTGGTTTTTAATTGTTGAACAAAAAGAAAATGCAGCGATGATGGCAGCCCGTAATAACTTCATCAGGACTTTAGGTAGCGGAGCTCTTGTAACGCTGCTGATAATAATTTTATCAATAATTACAATTAATCATTTTCAGAGCAGGCTGGAAGCACAGGCAAATACCGATCCGCTTACAGGTGTTGCCAATCGCCGATCATTTGAAAAAAGAATTGATGCTGCTATGAATTCTCAGTTGAAGACCGGTCGTCCTTTTTCGCTTGTTCTTATGGATTTAGACGGATTCAAAGTGATTAATGATACTTGTGGACATAATGAAGGTGATAGGCTGTTAAAAGAGATCTCAAAAGTTATTAATTCCAGTATTCGTGAAAACGACTTCTGTGCACGGTGGGGCGGTGATGAATTCATAGTTCTGGTGAGCGGAGACCTTGCGCAGGCCACGCTTATTGCCGAGCGGATTAGAAATTCTATTGAACGGACTATTGTCTGTGAAGATGTCGCTCAAGCAATATCTTTCGAAATGCAAGTTACCGTCAGTTGCGGGATTACTCAGTATTTGACAGGTGATACACTTGATTCTCTTACTTCCAGAGCTGACAAGGCCATGTATGAATCTAAGGAATTAGGGAAGAATAAAGTTGTTGTAAGCTGA
- a CDS encoding transposase encodes MDDSTAQFEKLISSEEEAKKFLIANCFGERKTFCPRCRENKLYTLNGSRYRCASCKYTFQDFSGRWINNGGLSCTEWIRLIRLFADDNTAHYISQDLGISYNAAYKAVSSLRFSILAQAIDAVQLLGPETGLHKHLKNRKLTGIPTKTGSEPIPVFGVLEKNGWVFIDLMQNITAESVFHFNHNFHLKLVRHGSIIHTDRYQKYNALILCGDDSLPLDYIRKYPAVTPEIERSGGEFWEFARDRFKRYKGISPHRFPLYLKELEFRFNNRNKDLFDILVDYVCKIVPDVD; translated from the coding sequence ATGGATGACAGCACTGCACAATTTGAAAAGCTTATCTCTTCCGAAGAAGAGGCTAAAAAATTCCTTATTGCAAACTGCTTCGGCGAGCGAAAAACCTTTTGCCCACGCTGTAGAGAAAACAAACTCTATACTTTAAACGGCAGCCGCTACCGCTGCGCTTCCTGCAAATATACATTTCAGGATTTCAGCGGAAGGTGGATCAACAACGGAGGGTTGTCCTGCACTGAGTGGATACGGCTCATCCGGCTTTTTGCAGACGATAACACCGCTCACTATATTTCTCAGGATCTCGGAATTTCCTATAACGCAGCCTACAAGGCTGTATCTTCCCTGAGATTTTCAATTTTAGCGCAGGCAATTGATGCAGTTCAGCTTCTCGGTCCTGAAACAGGACTTCACAAACACTTAAAGAATAGAAAGCTAACAGGGATTCCCACTAAAACAGGCTCAGAGCCTATACCTGTATTCGGAGTACTCGAAAAAAACGGCTGGGTGTTTATTGATCTTATGCAAAACATTACAGCAGAATCAGTTTTTCACTTCAATCATAATTTCCATCTCAAATTAGTACGTCATGGAAGTATCATTCATACAGACAGGTATCAAAAATACAACGCTCTCATCCTTTGCGGAGATGATTCCCTTCCACTGGATTATATCCGTAAATATCCTGCTGTGACTCCGGAAATTGAAAGATCCGGCGGCGAATTCTGGGAATTTGCCCGCGACAGATTCAAACGGTATAAAGGAATATCCCCGCACCGATTCCCGCTATATCTTAAAGAACTTGAATTCAGATTTAACAATCGCAATAAAGATCTATTCGATATTCTAGTAGACTATGTCTGTAAAATAGTTCCGGATGTTGATTGA
- the moaA gene encoding GTP 3',8-cyclase MoaA: MTLTDKLGRSVSYLRLSVTDRCNLRCKYCMTKDFTFTPHPNILRYEEMLRLVNLAATLNISKLRLTGGEPFVRRGFMDFVASILQHHADMDLRITTNGTLIEPYVKDLKKIGISRLNISLDTLNSETFEKITGHDYLNAVLNSISACLSAGIRVKINAVAMKGINDHELESFLKFVKENPIDLRFIEFMPMGEDTRWSSEVFWSAEEIIQQASQYAVLNPVKRSAESHGPAKMFSIEGGKGRLGVISPVSSHFCGTCNRLRITSDGHLRTCLFSDKTYKLREILRNPKLTDETVKRVLVAATHDKPLGYNILQTRRENNGVCETQMSSIGG, translated from the coding sequence ATGACACTTACCGACAAACTTGGAAGAAGTGTCAGCTACCTGAGGCTCAGCGTAACTGACAGATGTAATTTAAGATGCAAATACTGCATGACTAAAGACTTCACCTTCACCCCGCACCCCAATATCCTGCGGTATGAAGAAATGCTCAGGCTGGTGAATCTGGCCGCCACTCTTAATATTTCAAAGCTTCGTCTAACTGGTGGTGAACCGTTTGTCCGCCGCGGTTTCATGGATTTTGTTGCATCTATTTTACAACATCACGCTGATATGGACCTGCGGATTACAACCAACGGCACTCTTATTGAACCATATGTAAAAGATCTAAAAAAAATCGGTATCAGCAGACTGAATATTTCTCTGGACACTCTTAACAGCGAAACGTTCGAAAAAATCACAGGACATGATTATTTAAATGCTGTGCTGAATTCTATTTCAGCCTGCCTTTCCGCTGGAATACGCGTTAAAATTAATGCCGTTGCAATGAAAGGAATTAATGATCACGAACTGGAATCATTCTTGAAATTCGTAAAAGAAAATCCGATTGATTTAAGATTTATTGAATTTATGCCCATGGGCGAAGATACAAGATGGTCTAGCGAAGTATTCTGGAGTGCTGAGGAAATTATTCAACAGGCAAGTCAGTATGCCGTTTTAAATCCGGTTAAAAGATCAGCAGAAAGCCACGGACCGGCTAAAATGTTTTCCATTGAAGGCGGAAAAGGACGCTTAGGGGTCATATCTCCAGTCAGCTCTCATTTTTGCGGTACATGCAACAGACTCCGCATCACTTCGGATGGACATCTCAGAACATGCCTTTTCTCCGACAAAACTTACAAACTTCGCGAGATACTTAGAAACCCCAAATTAACTGATGAAACTGTAAAGCGCGTACTTGTGGCAGCAACACACGATAAGCCTTTAGGATATAATATTTTACAAACCCGCCGTGAAAATAACGGCGTGTGTGAAACTCAGATGTCATCCATCGGCGGTTAA
- a CDS encoding formate dehydrogenase accessory protein FdhE: MTFDYTKAQLQLDKKIKELGKKKFLPAELVELISKVAKIQLEAELHAAPTIPEQASLAPANENIQGRPLLARADFPYDYEQAAQLFSKFSDLLLNFSGPISDATKLISSKIENGELELKKVFSAYLEGDDIFFAKWGENTPEAPRTLNFLVQSAITPSIRVVARNIAAHLPEIEKAEVQTPTSVDLEIEVSPPPARQHGNCPVCGSIPFIHALRHKQGFRYANCSFCHTEYRVRRLACAYCDEADSKEIKFFTVEDEPGYRVEVCDNCKNYIKTIDFREMDKVSIPTLDDLESLSLDFLAVEEGYNRGTLSAWGF; encoded by the coding sequence AAAATAAAAGAGTTAGGCAAAAAGAAATTTCTTCCCGCAGAACTTGTTGAACTCATTTCAAAAGTTGCAAAAATCCAACTGGAAGCAGAACTACATGCCGCGCCGACCATTCCAGAACAAGCTTCTCTTGCTCCTGCTAATGAAAATATTCAGGGACGCCCGTTACTTGCCAGAGCGGACTTTCCATATGACTACGAACAGGCCGCGCAATTATTCTCAAAATTTTCCGACCTGCTTTTAAATTTCTCAGGCCCGATTTCAGATGCGACAAAGTTAATTTCCAGCAAAATAGAAAATGGAGAATTGGAACTTAAAAAAGTATTTTCCGCATATCTTGAAGGTGATGACATCTTCTTTGCCAAATGGGGCGAAAATACTCCCGAGGCTCCGCGCACTTTAAATTTTCTTGTTCAATCAGCGATCACTCCGTCGATAAGAGTTGTAGCCAGAAACATTGCCGCCCATTTGCCTGAAATTGAAAAAGCGGAAGTTCAAACGCCTACCAGCGTTGATCTGGAAATCGAAGTCAGCCCTCCTCCAGCCAGACAGCATGGAAATTGCCCCGTGTGCGGCAGTATTCCTTTCATCCACGCTCTGCGTCATAAACAGGGGTTCAGATACGCAAACTGCTCATTTTGCCACACTGAGTACAGAGTGCGCAGACTGGCTTGTGCCTACTGTGACGAAGCCGACTCTAAAGAAATTAAATTTTTCACGGTTGAAGATGAACCTGGATATCGCGTTGAAGTCTGCGACAATTGTAAGAATTACATTAAAACCATAGATTTCAGAGAAATGGATAAAGTCTCCATACCGACACTTGATGACCTCGAATCGCTATCACTTGATTTCTTAGCAGTTGAAGAAGGATACAATCGCGGAACATTATCAGCATGGGGATTTTAA